One Oncorhynchus kisutch isolate 150728-3 linkage group LG11, Okis_V2, whole genome shotgun sequence genomic region harbors:
- the LOC109899985 gene encoding histone acetyltransferase p300 isoform X1, producing MAENVLDSGPPSAKRPKLSSPALSVSASDGNDFGSLFDLEHDLPDELINSSELGLVNGGDLSQLHTSLGGGMGPGGGGGQDAVAKHKQLSELLRSGAPHASTQQGAVGSTGGASMGHLGNMKVSPGPQGMGQQQHLSSQQQASMMQQQVGMVGSMNRGMMGAQKGNGQQQQSMMGGQVMNGSPRMGFLNQGIGGNSNLLAETLQQQQQQQGAGGQAGLRVQQPGAMNKMGMMGNPGSYGGPYGGQQAGLGGAGLGPPLQNKGSMPNSLAQFSMDKKSQPMQGMSAMASQQSAAGVGGGAGGTAGMVPNAQGGLGPAVSVAAAAGAPPTADPEKRKLIQQQLVLLLHAHKCQRREQANGEVRQCNLPHCRTMKNVLNHMTHCQAGKSCQVAHCASSRQIISHWKNCTRHDCPVCLPLKNAGDKRNQQSLLGGAGVGLGSSLGSVPGGQPSTPNLNPPSQIDPSSIERAYAALGLTYQGLQSQPNQASLPSQGLQSQPGMRPLNPMGGNPMGVNGGVGVSPQNQQASLLQDTMLHLNMNSQGLMSDAGGAGNMGCMPTATPPSAAGMRKSWHEDITQDLRNHLVHKLVQAIFPTPDPAALKDRRMENLVAYARKVEGDMYESANSRAEYYHLLAEKIYKIQKELEEKRRTRLQKQDGPLPDHSLVRPGGPNQMVNRMQNPAGMNQFNQMGMQSMGQRLTPPLPLTPINQMGMGNPRMSQPNVGQNQYLPQGQFPGSGPGLGTGQPGMAQPGMNQQGNQGGMVQVRETQIPIPSPLPVNSPLAGPGSVGGGSGVPSVGPMGPQSVGGGPLSNLPLSNNPQQPNSIPHLAAMRQSSPSPARSLTPTPHQTPPRLAGSQTPQPHTPNPSQLAPPGPQQQLGPGSQGPGSNKPMQQGMGAGSTTPSHPGHPSTTPNPHGGQLPRTPRTPMSQKGGFQPQDGQALTPASVSSVDTASQQASHSDASASVDPKTEVKQQQDEEDEGEEGCSKGGKLSNVKMENKPIKMEGVKKEECGGKGVPMETSSLVGVKSEDRVKTEDRKPEVKKEPKEEEKGSESPGTPSGAQNKRKIFKPEELRQALIPTLESLYRQDPESLPFRQPVDPHLLGIPDYFDIVKTPMDLSTIKRKLDTGQYQEPWQYVDDIWVMLNNAWLYNRKTSRVYKYCSKLAEVFEAEIDPVMVNLGYCCGRKLEFSPQTLCCYGKQLCTIPRDAAYFSYQNSSPKFGLLADRYHFCEKCFNEIQGDNVSLGDDPSQPPTSIGKDQFEKKKNDTLDPELLVECMDCGRKMHQICVLHNDTIWPLGFNCDGCLKKLNKTRRENKYAAKRLPHTKLGCYLETRVNDFLKRQSHPESGDVTIRVVHVSDKVVEVKPGMKSRFVDTGEMCESFPYRTKALFAFEDIDGADVCFFGMHVQEYGSDCPPPNQRRVYISYLDSVHFFQPRSLRTGVYHEILIGYLEYVKKLGYTTGHIWACPPSEGDDYIFHCHPMDQKIPKPKRLQEWYRKMLDKAVAERIVHDFKDIFKQATEDRLTSAKELPYFEGDFWPNVLEESIKELEQEEEERKREENSTSNESVDATKGDSKNAKKKNSKKTSKNKSSMSRANKKKPGLPNVSNDLSQKLYASMEKHKEVFFVIRLIAAPMSNTLGPITDPDGLMACDLMDGRDAFLTLARDKHLEFSSLRRSKWSSMCMLVELHNQSQDRFVYTCNECKGHVETRYHCTVCEDYDLCITCYNTKGHIHKMEKLGLGLDDESNNAASSSIANPGDSRRLSIQRCIQSLVHACQCRNANCSLPSCQKMKRVVQHTKGCKRKTNGGCPICKQLIALCCYHAKHCQENKCPVPFCLNIKHKLRQQQLQHRLQQAQMLRRRMASMQRVGQPPPGPGGNGGLPSPGNNGTTGPSTPMSVGTQPPTPQTPTQGNMPQQGMGQGPPGQQQGSMPQQHHMQHQFQQQMQLQQQGGGGMINSPQQQQMVQQQLQQQQQGQSPNVQQMQHPGGLPPYTPRPPGASPLHQSLGKPGLGPATPPQQQTNPSQGSMPQGQQGPPPAAVEIALKIQRVAETQRQMAQAQILQRQQAAQGGGMIPPHHQNPQAQMQSMAHPGAGMVGPQGQGLAGRTLMEQQGMVVGPGGMQQQSQIPPQVQLQQQARLQNPNQQQWGGPGGMTPQQRQGMMGQMGHLTLQQQQQLAQQQQQRQLAQQQQQQQQQQQQQQQQQGQPQQQQQAGQGGLMGLMGVQGGVAGAAAAMVGTGNLPQAALQDLLRTLRSPSSPGQQQQVLNILRSNPLLMAAFIKQRAARYQGGPGVPGAPGGGPGGGPGGVRFQGAPGGVGVGPGGNQVVMEGQQVNVNPGAAQAAMNMGQGGGNIPTMAQLQQLQQQQLQQQLQQQQQQQQQQQQQQQQQQQQQQQQQLQRPLLPGSLQQQQQMAAQQPQQQQGGMPGQGTQMSNMTPQFREILMRRHLQQQQQQQQMSNNGQFQQPPQQQGQGQQSFMQQGQPGQPGQTQSVGGGPQQGGGQGPQPGPGQSQQGQGYPGTMSQQVATALQQRLQHQMQMQQMQQQDGGGAGPGQLQQGQQGPQQGQGGPPQPQSSHAILQQALHQRLLQQQHLGGGSPAQHGSPMSPQQQMAQSPHPHLQGQALGSQSLSNQVRSPQPSPRPQSQPPHSSPSPRMQPQPSPHRISPQTQTGSPHPGHLSQHHPGMVASQNPQQQLSQQQQQTNSGDPGTFGSDPSAMMSQISGMGGLHGPGQSDMLGNNNQDLGTNINHNSLDIM from the exons ATGGCCGAGAACGTTCTGGACTCTGGCCCGCCTTCAGCCAAGAGGCCTAAACTATCCTCTCCGGCACTGTCTGTCTCCGCCAGCGATGGAAACG ATTTCGGCTCGTTGTTTGACCTGGAGCATGACCTCCCGGACGAGCTTATCAACTCCTCAGAGTTGGGCCTGGTCAACGGTGGGGACCTCAGCCAACTGCACACCAGCCTGGGAGGTGGGATGGGCCCAGGGGGAGGGGGTGGCCAGGACGCGGTGGCCAAGCACAAGCAGCTCTCCGAGCTCCTTCGATCAGGCGCTCCACACGCCTCCACCCAGCAGGGCGCAGTGGGCAGCACAGGCGGGGCCAGCATGGGCCACCTGGGAAACATGAAGGTGTCCCCTGGGCCCCAGGGCATGGGCCAGCAGCAACACCTCTCATCTCAGCAGCAGGCCAGCATGATGCAGCAGCAGGTGGGGATGGTGGGCAGCATGAATCGGGGAATGATGGGGGCCCAGAAGGGCAACGGACAGCAGCAGCAATCCATGATGGGTGGGCAGGTGATGAACGGATCCCCCAGGATGGGCTTCTTGAACCAGGGGATTGGGGGGAACAGTAACCTGCTGGCTGAGACtctgcagcagcaacaacagcagcagggGGCTGGTGGACAGGCTGGACTCAGAGTACAACAACCTGGAGCAATGAACAAG ATGGGTATGATGGGTAACCCGGGCTCCTATGGAGGCCCCTATGGAGGGCAGCAGGCAGGCCTGGGGGGAGCAGGGCTGGGCCCTCCGCTCCAGAACAAAGGCTCCATGCCCAACAGCCTGGCCCAGTTCAGCATGGACAAGAAGAGCCAGCCCATGCAGGGCATGTCTGCCATG GCCTCCCAGCAGTCCGCTGCAGGTGTGGGCGGTGGAGCCGGAGGCACTGCAGGGATGGTCCCCAACGCCCAGGGAGGCCTAGGGCCCGCCGTGTCTGTAGCCGCAGCTGCCGGGGCGCCCCCTACGGCCGACCCTGAGAAGCGCAAGCTTATCCAGCAGCAACTAGTGCTCCTGCTACATGCACACAAGTGCCAGCGGCGGGAGCAAGCCAACGGGGAGGTGCGCCAGTGCAACCTGCCACACTGCCGCACCATGAAGAACGTCCTCAACCACATGACCCACTGCCAGGCCGGCAAGTCTTGCCAAG TGGCTCACTGTGCTTCATCCAGACAGATCATCTCTCACTGGAAGAACTGTACACGGCACGACTGTCCGGTCTGCCTGCCACTCAAGAACGCTGGGGACAAGAGGAACCAGCAGT CTCTGCTAGGGGGTGCTGGTGTAGGCCTGGGTAGTTCCCTGGGCTCAGTGCCCGGAGGCCAGCCCAGCACCCCAAACCTCAACCCCCCCAGCCAGATCGACCCCAGCTCCATCGAGAGGGCCTACGCTGCCTTGGGCCTCACTTACCAGGGCCTGCAGAGCCAGCCCAACCAGGCTTCTCTGCCCTCACAGGGCCTGCAGAGCCAACCGGGCATGAGGCCGCTCAATCCCATGG GGGGTAACCCGATGGGAGTGAATGGAGGTGTGGGTGTTTCACCCCAGAACCAGCAGGCCAGCCTGCTACAGGACACCATGCTACACCTCAACATGAACTCCCAGGG TCTGATGAGTGATGCGGGCGGGGCGGGTAACATGGGATGCATGCCCACGGCGACCCCACCCTCTGCAGCGGGCATGAGGAAGAGCTGGCACGAGGACATCACCCAGGACCTGAGGAACCACTTGGTGCACAAACT ggtacaaGCCATCTTCCCGACCCCAGACCCTGCTGCTCTGAAGGACAGGCGGATGGAGAACCTAGTGGCGTATGCTAGGAAGGTGGAGGGGGACATGTACGAGTCTGCCAACAGCAGG GCGGAATACTACCACCTGTTGGCTGAGAAGATCTATAAGATCCAGAAGGAGTTGGAGGAGAAGAGGCGGACGCGGCTCCAGAAGCAGG atggtcccctccctgaccacTCTCTGGTGCGGCCCGGTGGACCCAACCAGATGGTTAATAGGATGCAGAACCCTGCAG GTATGAACCAGTTCAACCAGATGGGGATGCAGTCTATGGGTCAGAGGTTgactcctcctctacccctcacACCCATCAACCAG ATGGGCATGGGGAACCCCAGGATGAGCCAGCCCAATGTGGGCCAGAACCAATACCTGCCCCAGGGACAGTTCCCAGGCTCCGGTCCAGGCCTCGGCACTGGTCAGCCTGGCATGGCACAGCCTGGCATGAACCAGCAAGGCAACCAGGGAGGCATGGTACAGGTGAGAGAG ACTCAGATACCcattccttcccctctccccgtCAACAGCCCTCTAGCCGGGCCCGGCTCGGTCGGCGGGGGTAGTGGCGTCCCCTCGGTGGGGCCCATGGGTCCCCAGAGTGTGGGTGGAGGCCCCTTGTCCAACCTGCCCCTGTCCAACAACCCCCAGCAGCCCAACTCCATCCCCCACCTCGCGGCCATGCGCCAGAGCTCGCCCTCCCCCGCCCGCAGTCTTACCCCCACACCCCACCAAACGCCACCCAGGCTAGCGGGCTCACAGACCCCCCAGCCCCACACCCCCAACCCGTCTCAGCTGGCCCCCCCAGGCCCTCAGCAGCAGCTAGGGCCCGGCAGCCAGGGGCCAGGCTCTAACAAGCCCATGCAGCAGGGGATGGGGGCGGGGTCCACCACCCCATCACACCCTGGTCACCCCTCCACAACCCCCAACCCACATGGAGGCCAGCTCCCTCGCACGCCTCGCACTCCG atgtcCCAGAAGGGGGGCTTCCAGCCCCAGGACGGTCAGGCTCTAACCCCAGCGTCAGTCAGCAGTGTGGACACAGCCTCCCAGCAGGCCTCTCATTCGGATGCCTCGGCCTCCGTGGACCCCAAGACGGAGGTCAAGCAGCAGCAGGATGAGGAGGACGAGGGGGAGGAAGGCTGCTCCAAGGGAGGGAAGTTATCCAACGTCAAGATGGAGAACAAACCCATCAAAATGGAGGGGGTGAAGAAAGAGGAGTGTGGGGGCAAAGGTGTTCCCATGGAAACGTCATCATTGGTGGGGGTAAAGAgtgaagacagagtgaagacTGAAGACCGGAAGCCGGAGGTGAAGAAGGAGCcaaaagaggaagagaagggatcCGAGTCCCCTGGTACACCGTCTGGTGCCCAGAACAAGAGGAAGA TCTTTAAGCCAGAGGAGCTGCGCCAGGCCCTCATACCCACCCTGGAATCTCTATACAGACAGGACCCAGAGTCTCTGCCCTTCAGACAGCCTGTCGACCCTCACCTACTGGGCATACCT GACTACTTTGACATAGTGAAGACCCCCATGGACCTGTCCACTATAAAGCGGAAGCTTGACACGGGTCAGTACCAGgaaccctggcagtatgtggacGACATCTGGGTCATGTTAAACAATGCCTGGCTATACAACCGCAAGACGTCCCGCGTCTACAAGTACTGCTCCAAGCTGGCTGAGGTGTTCGAGGCTGAGATAGACCCCGTCATGGTCAACCTGGGCTACTGCTGTGGCCGGAAG TTGGAGTTTTCTCCCCAGACGTTGTGCTGCTATGGGAAGCAGCTGTGCACTATACCCCGGGACGCTGCCTACTTCAGCTACCAGAAcag TTCACCAAAATTTGGGCTTCTTGCTGACAGGTACCACTTCTGTGAGAAGTGCTTCAACGAAATCCAGGGGGACAACGTGTCCCTAGGAGACGACCCCTCCCAGCCTCCGAC TTCCATCGGTAAAGATCAGTttgagaagaagaagaatgacACATTGGACCCTGAATT GCTTGTGGAATGTATGGACTGTGGACGTAAGATGCACCAGATCTGTGTCCTGCACAACGACACGATCTGGCCGTTAGG TTTTAATTGTGATGGCTGCTTAAAGAAGTTGAATAAGACACGTAGAGAGAACAAGTATGCCGCCAAAA GGTTGCCCCACACTAAGCTGGGCTGTTATTTGGAGACGAGGGTGAATGACTTCCTGAAACGTCAGAGCCACCCTGAGTCGGGTGACGTCACCATCCGAGTCGTCCACGTCTCTGACAAGGTGGTGGAGGTCAAACCAGGCATGAAGTCCAG GTTTGTGGACACTGGGGAGATGTGTGAGTCGTTCCCATATAGAACGAAAGCCCTGTTTGCCTTTGAGGACATCGATGGCGCTGACGTCTGCTTTTTCGGCATGCATGTACAGGAGTATGGCTCGGACTGCCCTCCTCCCAATCAGAG ACGAGTGTACATCTCGTACCTGGACAGTGTTCACTTCTTCCAGCCTCGTTCTCTGAGGACGGGCGTCTACCATGAGATTCTCATTGGCTACCTGGAGTATGTCAAGAAGCTGGGGTACACGACGGGTCACATCTGGGCGTGCCCACCTAGTGAAGGGGACGACTACATTTTCCACTGTCACCCTATGGACCAGAAGATCCCCAAGCCCAAGAGGCTACAGGAGTGGTATAGGAAGATGTTGGACAAGGCTGTGGCGGAGCGCATAGTGCATGACTTCAAG gacATCTTCAAGCAGGCCACGGAGGACCGTCTGACCAGTGCCAAGGAGCTGCCGTACTTTGAGGGGGACTTCTGGCCCAACGTGCTAGAGGAAAGCATCAAGGAgctggagcaggaggaggaggagaggaagagagaggaaaacagTACTTCCAACGAGAGCGTAGAT GCCACGAAGGGCGACAGCAAGAACGCCAAGAAGAAGAACAGCAAGAAGACTTCTAAGAATAAGAGCAGTATGAGCCGAGCCAATAAGAAGAAGCCAGGCTTGCCCAACGTGTCCAATGACCTCTCTCAGAAACTCTACGCCAGCATGGAGAAGCACAAAGAG GTATTCTTTGTGATCCGTCTGATCGCAGCACCCATGTCCAACACGCTGGGCCCCATTACGGACCCCGACGGCCTCATGGCCTGCGACCTGATGGATGGGCGCGACGCCTTCCTCACCCTGGCCCGGGACAAACACTTGGAGTTCAGCTCGCTGCGCAGGTCCAAGTGGAGCTCCATGTGCATGCTGGTGGAGCTCCACAACCAGAGCCAGGACCGCTTCGTCTACACCTGCAATGAGTGCAAGGGCCATGTGGAGACACGCTACCACTGCACCGTCTGCGAG gacTATGACCTGTGCATCACCTGCTACAATACTAAGGGCCACATCCACAAGATGGAGAAGCTGGGTCTGGGCCTGGACGACGAGAGCAACAACGCAGCCTCCTCGTCCATTGCCAACCCCGGGGACTCGCGGCGCCTCAGCATCCAGCGCTGCATCCAGTCTCTGGTCCACGCCTGCCAGTGTCGCAATGCCAACTGCAGCCTGCCGTCCTGCCAGAAGATGAAGCGCGTGGTGCAGCACACCAAAGGTTGCAAGCGCAAGACCAACGGCGGCTGCCCCATCTGCAAGCAGCTCATCGCTCTCTGCTGCTACCATGCCAAGCACTGCCAGGAGAACAAGTGTCCCGTACCGTTCTGTCTGAACATCAAGCACAAGCTGAGGCAGCAGCAGCTCCAGCATCGGCTACAGCAGGCCCAGATGCTGCGGAGGAGGATGGCCAGCATGCAGAGGGTGGGTCAGCCACCTCCGGGACCGGGGGGAAACGGTGGACTACCATCTCCGGGAAACAACGGCACCACAGGGCCCAGCACCCCCATGTCTGTGGGCACGCAGCCCCCCACGCCTCAGACCCCCACCCAGGGGAACATGCCCCAGCAGGGGATGGGCCAGGGCCCCCCAGGGCAGCAGCAGGGCAGCATGCCCCAGCAGCACCACATGCAGCACCAGTTCCAGCAGCAGATGCAGCTGCAGCAGCAGGGGGGAGGGGGAATGATTAACTCTCCTCAGCAGCAACAGATGGTccaacaacagctccaacagcagCAACAGGGCCAGTCTCCAAATGTCCAGCAGATGCAGCACCCAGGAGGTCTGCCCCCCTACACCCCCAGACCTCCAGGAGCCTCGCCCCTCCACCAGTCACTGGGTAAACCTGGTCTGGGCCCAGCTACCCCTCCACAGCAGCAGACCAACCCTAGCCAGGGTTCCATGCCCCAGGGGCAGCAGGGGCCTCCTCCAGCAGCGGTGGAGATAGCGTTGAAGATCCAGCGTGTGGCAGAGACCCAGCGTCAGATGGCCCAGGCCCAGATCCTCCAGAGGCAGCAGGCGGCCCAGGGTGGAGGCATGATCCCCCCTCACCACCAGAACCCCCAGGCCCAGATGCAGAGCATGGCCCACCCAGGAGCAGGCATGGTAGGGCCCCAGGGCCAGGGTCTGGCAGGGAGGACCCTGATGGAGCAGCAGGGGATGGTGGTGGGGCCAGGAGGCATGCAGCAGCAGTCCCAGATCCCCCCTCAGGTTCAGCTCCAGCAGCAGGCCCGACTTCAGAACCCCAACCAACAGCAGTGGGGAGGCCCTGGTGGGATGACTCCCCAGCAGAGGCAAGGCATGATGGGACAGATGGGTCACCTGACactgcagcaacagcagcagcttgcccagcaacagcagcagcggCAGCTCgcccagcaacaacaacaacaacaacaacaacagcagcagcagcaacaacagcaaggTCAGCCCCAGCAACAACAGCAGGCAGGGCAAGGGGGGTTAATGGGGTTGATGGGAGTTCAAGGTGGCGTGGCTGGGGCGGCGGCGGCAATGGTGGGGACAGGGAACCTCCCCCAGGCAGCTCTACAGGACCTCCTGCGTACTCTCCGCTCTCCCAGCTCCCCCGGCCAGCAGCAACAGGTCCTCAACATCCTCCGCTCCAACCCCCTCCTCATGGCTGCCTTCATCAAGCAGCGAGCCGCCCGATACCAGGGAGGTCCAGGGGTGCCTGGGGCACCGGGAGGAGGCCCAGGAGGGGGGCCTGGAGGTGTGCGGTTCCAGGGGGCCCCTGGTGGGGTAGGAGTTGGGCCTGGTGGTAACCAGGTTGTTATGGAGGGTCAGCAGGTCAACGTAAATCCTGGAGCGGCCCAGGCAGCTATGAACATGGGCCAGGGAGGAGGAAATATACCCACTATGGCTCAGCTACAGCAGTTGCAGCAGCAGCAACTGCAGCAGCAActgcaacaacagcagcagcaacaacaacaacaacagcagcagcagcagcaacaacagcagcagcagcagcagcaacagctgCAGCGCCCCCTCTTGCCTGGGAGTTTGCAGCAACAGCAGCAAATGGCAGCGCAACAACCGCAGCAACAACAAGGCGGGATGCCAGGCCAAGGCACCCAAATGTCCAACATGACTCCCCAGTTCAGAGAGATTCTGATGCGAAGGCacctgcagcagcagcaacaacaacaacagatgaGTAACAATGGTCAGTTCCAGCAGCCCCCCCAACAGCAGGGTCAGGGCCAGCAGAGCTTCATGCAGCAAGGCCAGCCTGGTCAACCTGGCCAGACCCAGTCTGTGGGAGGAGGGCCGcagcaggggggggggcaggggccCCAACCGGGTCCCGGGCAGAGCCAGCAAGGGCAGGGCTACCCTGGAACCATGTCCCAGCAGGTAGCCACAGCCCTGCAACAGAGGCTGCAGCACCAGATGCAGATGCAGCAGATGCAGCAACAGGATGGTGGGGGTGCGGGGCCTGGGCAGCTCcaacaggggcagcagggtccCCAACAAGGCCAAGGTGGTcccccccagccccagtcctccCATGCCATTCTCCAGCAGGCCCTCCACCAGAGACTCCTCCAGCAGCAGCACCTAGGAGGGGGCTCGCCTGCCCAGCACGGCAGTCCTATGAGCCCCCAGCAGCAGATGGCCCAGTCCCCACACCCCCACCTCCAGGGCCAGGCTCTGGGCAGTCAATCTCTCAGTAACCAGGTGCGTTCTCCTCAGCCTTCCCCTCGGCCACAGTCCCAGCCACCCCACTCCAGCCCCTCGCCACGCATGCAGCCCCAGCCCTCCCCTCACCGCATCTCCCCCCAGACCCAGACAGGCTCCCCACACCCAGGTCACCTCTCCCAGCACCACCCTGGCATGGTTGCCTCCCAAAACCCACAACAACAATTgtcacagcaacaacaacagactAACTCTGGGGACCCGGGTACATTTGGTTCGGACCCAAGTGCTATGATGTCCCAGATAAGTGGGATGGGGGGTTTGCATGGCCCAGGGCAATCGGACATGTTGGGTAATAACAACCAGGACCTGGGGACGAACATTAACCACAACAGTTTAGACATTATGTAA